The Heliorestis convoluta genome includes the window AATCATTCTATTAGAAGCAGGCCACGACATTTACCAACGCAGTTGTCCCATCGCAGAAAAGAAAGTAAACCACTGCATTGGATGCAAACCTTGTGACATCATGCGTGGCTTTGGAGGAGCAGGCGCCTTCTCCGATGGAAAATATAATTTCACCACAGAATTTGGCGGATGGCTCCAAGAATACATCTCTGACAACGACGTATTGGAACTGATCAATTATGTAGACAAAATCAACCTAGAACGAGGTGCTCCAACAGAATACTTCACAACGGAGAAAAGCAATCTAGGCAAAAAAGTCCTGGCCCAAGACATTCATCTTCTCCAAGCAAAAGTACGACATCTAGGCACTGAAAACAACCTACGTATCTTAGAAAAATTATATGAAGAATTAAAAAGCCAGATCACCTTATGTTGCAACAGTCGCGTAAAGCAGATTCAACCACACGAAGGAATTTTTACACTTTTCGTAGAAGGGCTAGGAGAGCTAGATAGCATCGAGGCCGACTACGTCATTGCTGCACCAGGTCGAGCTGGATCGGAATGGTTTGCAGGACAATGCAAAGAACTAGGTCTTTCCTTATTTAATAACCAAGTTGACGTAGGCGTGCGAGTTGAAATTCCAGCAGAAATCTTTGAACACATTACGGAAGATGTTTATGAAGCCAAGCTCGTCTATCGAACGAAACAATACGGCGACCTCGTCCGAACCTTCTGCATGAACCCCAAAGGCTACGTTGTCGCTGAAAACACAGACGGCATCATCACCGTCAATGGCCACAGCTATCGCGACGAGAAAAAGCACAGCAAAAACACCAACTTCGCCTTGCTCGTCAGCAATCGTTTTACCGAACCCTTTCAAGAACCGCACCAATATGGAAAACGAATCGCTTCCTTTTCTAACCTCCTAGGAGGCGGAGTATTGGTACAACGATTCGGCGATCTGATCAAAGGCAGGAGAACGAACGAACACCGTCTATCTCAAAGCTTTACCAGACCAACCTTGCAAGCTGTACCGGGTGACCTAAGTCTTGTCTTACCAAAGCGTCATCTCGACAATATCATCGAAATGATTTATGCACTTGACAAAATTGCACCCGGCATGGCCAACGACGATACACTACTTTATGGCGTGGAAGTCAAATTCTACAGCTCACGGCTGAAGCTAACCAAAGAACTAGAAACAGAGATTCCGAACATGTTTGCCATTGGCGATGGTGCAGGTGTCACTCGAGGCTTGTCTCAAGCAAGCGCCAGTGGTGTTCACGTAGCTAGAGTGATTCATCAAAGAATAGTAAAATAAAGCCAAAAGCGCTGATCGCAAGGTCAGCGCTTTTGGCTTTCTCTATAGCCCTCCAACAGGCAAAATCACCAAAACACACAGAAAAGCATACTGATGGGAAGGGAAAGTAACTAAGAAAGGTGTGATCCTTGTGAATCCCAGGTTAGCCTACCTGCGATTTCTTCATGCCTCGCCCGATGCACCGGGTGTAGACATTTACGCTAACGGCGTACGAGTTGCACGGAACTTGCGCTATCAAGGTTTTACCCAATATCTTTCGGCGCCACCTGGACGGTATCGCATTCGCGTCTTTCCTGCTGGACAGACGACGAATCCCGTCGTTGACACAGTCATCACCCTATTACCCCAATCTGTCTCAACAGATGCACTCATTGGGCGACTGGCTGATATACAACTACTGCCCATTCGAGAACTGCGCCAACCAATCCGACCAGGACGACTCTACCTACGTTTTGCCCACCTATCGCCGGATGCACCACCGGTCGATCTCACATTGGCCGATGGAACAAGGCTATTTAGAGGTGTAGGCTTTACAGAATCCACGGATTATGTGGAACTAGCACCAGGCACGTACAACTTCCAGCTACGCCTCGTTGGTACCGATGATATTGTACTCCGAGTTCCCAATATCACTTTGCGCCCCGATCGTTTTTACACCATCTATGCAGTAGCTTAGCCGAAGGAAGACCGGGCTTACAAGTGCTCATTCCTTTAGACGGCATCTCCTATTTACCAGTCTAAGTTCCTTTACAGTCCCATATAAAGAAGTATCCAATCTGCGGAACAAAAAAAAAGATATGTATAAACATTTTTAGACAGAAAAAACAAGAAAAAACGCAACAACCATTACCATTTTCTTCCTCCTGGCATATAGATACAGTATCTCTTAGAAAAGGGGGGGGACAAATGAATCGTCGCCGTCGTGTTCTTTCTGTTACCTTGAGACCTGGTGATGTACTATCTGTGCGTTGCGGTCGTCGTCGCAGAATCGCCACTACAACTGTATAGTTTCTTTTCATTTCACCAAGAGGGTACGTAGTAACGTGCCCTTTTTTTTATGCTTTGAGGGCTACCTCTTATCTACAAAAAAACCCTTCCCTTTCCCTTGCTTGCTGAGAGCACTTGTAAAATTTCCAAATGCCATCCAGTTTGCAGAAACAACAGAGCATGGCAAAAAAGTAGAAATTACTATAGATTGAGAGAAGGCGGATAAGATATAAAAAGTATTAGCACAGCTATTGCGATGACTCGAGAAAGTACATTACAATCGTATATGTAACAATAAAGACCCTTGGTATAAGTAGTTGATGACAATTACAAGGGGGAACACCAATGAACTTGCAAGAAAAATACAGCTCTAAAATCATTTCAGCTGAAGCAGCGGCCCAAATGGTCCAATCGGGAGACTGGATAGAATACGGTTTTTGCACCACAGCACCTAGAGCTTTTGACGAAGCCCTGGCCAAGCGCACAGGCGAATTATCCGATGTAGATATTCGCGTCGGTGTATCGGTCTATCCACCAGCTGTTGTAGCTGCTGATCCGGATGGTAAAGTTTTCACCTTCAATTCTTGGCACTACAGCGGCCTCGATCGACGCCTCAGTGCCAGCGGACCTGTATTCTACAACCCTATGAAATTCTCAGAATTGCCACGCTATGTCTTGGAAAATACACCTACTGACGTTTTTGTCGTACAAGTTGCACCCATGGACAAATTTGGCTTTTTCAGCTTTGGTGGCAATGCCAGTCATCACTATGGCGTCATCGAAAGAGCCAAAAAAATCATCGTAGAAGTGAATGAACAAATGCCACGAGTCCATGGTGGTCATGGTCACGGCATTCACATTGATGAAGTCGATTACATCATCGAAGGTGCCAGCCTGCCTTTAACAGAACTTCATCCGGCCCAGGTCAGCGATGTTGATCAGACCATCGCAAGAAGAGTGATGGCAGAGATGCGCGATGGCGATTGCATTCAGCTAGGCATCGGAGGCATGCCCAATGCCCTAGGGAGCATGATTGCCCAATCAGACTTAAAAGACCTAGGCGGCCACACGGAAATGATCAGTGAAAGCTTTGTAGATATGTTCCTCTCTGGCGTTATGAATGGTCGACGCAAAAACATCGACAAAGGCCGCATTGCTTACACTTTCGCTTTAGGCACGAAAAAACTCTACGACTTTCTCGATGACAACCCCTTTTGTGCCAATTACCCAGTAGACTATACCAACTCCGCTTCTGTCGCCGCCTCCATTGACAACCTTGTTACTATCAACAACGCCGTCGAAATCGATCTCTTTGGACAGGTCTGCTCCGAATCGGCAGGCATTCGCAACATCAGTGGCTCCGGTGGGCAGCTTGACTTTGTCATTGCAGGGTACCTCTCCAAAGGCGGTCGAAGCTTTATCTGCCTTTCTTCTTGCTACAAAGACAAAGCCGGTCAATTGCACTCTCGCCTTGTGCCGACCATCACGCCCGGTGGCATCATCACCGATCCCAGAGCAACAACCATGTATGTAGTCACTGAATACGGCATGTTCAACTGCAAAGGCATGAGCACCTGGCAGCGAGCAGAGGGGCTCATCAACATCGCCCATCCAGACTTCCGAGAAGAACTGATCGCCCAAGCTGAAGCCATGAAAATCTGGAAAAGAAGCAACAAGAGATAAAAATTTCCAAGAATCTAGTATAAAACCTCCCAAAAGTTCAAATCATATGCTTGGGAGGTGATAGGGGTGGATAAAGCCCAGAAAAAGGCCCTCAAAAATCAGTACAAAGCAAAGATGTCTGGTGATGTTGAAGCAGGTAAAGAACTAACACCTGTGCCAGGAGACTTGCAATGTGCTGACATGCCCAAAGATAAGTAACCTCTTAACGTAGCACTGCACAGTATAAACGTAGAACTAAAGTATAAATCATTATAGTTTCCCTGACTGTATAAGAAAAAGAGTCGCCCACTTGTGGCGGCTCTTTTTCCTTGCAGCCCAAGTCTATCCATAGCTGGATAGAAAGGTTGGGTTACAGGATTGCAGAAGCTGTGGTAAAATCTTCATAAGAAGATTACATAACTGAGGTGTTGAAGATATGGATATAGCATTGCTCCTGGGCTTAGCTTTGGGTATATTCTCTGTCGTAGGCGGTATGGTAGCGAAAGGTGCCAGCCTTGCTGTTCTTATCAACCCTGCCGCTATCATTATCATCTTCGTTGGAACTTTTGCGGCTCTGTTGAACTCTTTCCCTATGAAAGAAATCAAAAAAATACCCGCTCTATTTGGTGTTCTCTTTAAGGAACAAAAGCTGTCAGAACCCGTTGTCATCATTGAACAAATGACCGAAATGGCCCAGCAAGCTCGAAGAGAAGGTCTACTTTCTTTGGAAGCATCGATTGATAGCCTGAACGAACCCTTCTTAAAGACAGGGATTCGCCTTATCGTAGACGGGCAAGGCGAAGAATTTGTACGAGAACTTCTAGAAGCAGATATAGAAGCCATGGAAGAAAGGCATCGTGCAGGTGCACAAATCTTTACTTCAGCTGGTACATACGCTCCCACGCTTGGCGTTCTTGGCGCCGTCATCGGTCTTATTGGCGCACTGGGTAACTTAGAAGATGTCAACGCTCTTGGTAACATGATTGCCGCTGCCTTCGTCGCCACCCTCTTTGGTATCTTCACGGGCTATGTTATTGGTCACCCTTTTGCTACGAAGCTCAAAAGAAAATCACAGGAAGAAGTAAAGTTAAAAACCATGATGCTCGAAGGCATTCTTTCCATACAGGTTGGCAGCAGTCCCGTACAGATTCGAGAAAAAATGATGATTTATTTAACCCAAGCTGAACGAGAAAGGATGGACAAGGAAGGGACTGAATAATGGCTAAGAAAAAAAAACATCATCACGAAGAACATGTTGATGAGAGTTGGCTGATTCCGTATGCTGATATACTGACACTCCTCTTAGCCCTTTTCATCGTTATGTTCGCCACAGCCCAAGTAGATCAGCAACGGTTTGAAGCAGTCAGGCAAGCTCTAGAGACGGTCTTCAAAGGCGGAACCGGAATCATGATGAACCCTAGTATGCAAGAGACCGAAGGAACGAGTGACGAAATGCAAGATAGTAACGTCACCGAGTCTTTTCAAGAAGCTAGAAGCTTTGACGATCTCAAAGAAAAAATTGACCGACTCATTGACGAACAAGGATTGTCCAACGAAATCTATTCGGGCATCTTTGCCGAAGGACTTCAAATCTCCTTTCGCGACGCAGCGCTCTTTGACTCCGGTCGAGCCAACCTGCGAGCCGAAGCCTTGTCCATTCTCAATGAGCTGTCTATCCTCTTAGAAAACATCGACAACGAGATTCGGGTTGCCGGTCACACCGATAATTTGCCGATTAACACACCAGAATTTCCTTCTAACTGGGATTTAAGCGCAAAGCGTTCGTTGAATGTTATGAAGTACATTCTGAACAATCCTAACTTAGATCCGGCGCGCTTTACCGCCGTTGGCTACAGCGAATACAGGCCCATCGCGACGAACAGCACGCCGGAAGGGAGAGCACAGAATCGCAGAGTAGAAGTTCTCATCATTCGCCAATTCGAAGAAACTACAGGATTAAGCCCATCGAACACATCGACAGAAAGGGCTCCGATTCGATTTGTTGACAGTTAGAGTCTGTCGAATAAGAGAGCATCACAAAAGTCCATCAAAGTTATTGACACGAAGAGGCAAATTTGACTATACTAAGGGTCAAAGTACATTTGCAAAACAACGACAATGACGGGTGCCAATACATCGAAGTCCCTTAGTTACAGAGAGCCGGAGTAGCTGCAAACCGGTACTAATACGTCGATGTTGTCTCTCCCTTGAGTCGCTCGCCCAACGGCCACATAAAGCCCAGTAGGTGGAGCCGGATGGAATGCCAAGCAGGCATAAGCGTCCGTTATCATGCTCACTCGGTGAAAGCCATTCACCGTGCAAGGGGTTGTCTTTTAAAAAAGGCAACAAACAGGGTGGTACCGCGGGAAAATCCTCTCGTCCCTGACAGGCTTTTTTACCTGTCCGGACGAGAGGTTTTTGTATATACAGAGATATTAAGAAGGAGAGAAAATACAAGATGAGCCTCCTCATTTACCTTGACGGTGAATTTGTACAAGAAGATCAGGCGAAAGTATCGGTATTCGATCATGGCTATCTTTATGGCGATGGCATCTTTGAAGGAATTCGTGCCTACAACGGTCGCGTCTTCAAGCTAAAAGAACATATTGATCGCCTTTATGACTCTGCCAAGGCTATCAACATGACCATTCCACTGAATGCAGACGAGATGACTGAAGTGGTTCTTGAATCCCTTCGACGCAACAACCTGCGCGATGGCTACATCCGACTGGTCGTATCAAGAGGCAAGGGCGATCTCGGCCTAGACCCACGGAAGTGTCCCAAAGCCTCCGTTCTCTGTATAGCAGCTGCCATTACACTATATCCCAAAGAGTGCTATGAAAATGGACTAGATGTCATCACCGTGGCTACTCGACGGAATATACCCGAAGCGCTGAACCCTCGCATCAAGTCTCTTAATTATCTGAATAACATTTTAGCCAAAATAGAAGCAGCCCGCGCCGGCGTCTTAGAAGCAATTATGCTCAATCAAGAAGGATATGTCGCCGAGTGTACGGGAGACAATATTTTTATCGTCAAAAATGGTCGTCTCATCACACCACCGCCACACGTGGGCATTTTAGAAGGCATTACACGGAACTGCGTTATGGAATTAGCTCGTCAGCGTGACATTGAAGTAAAAGAACAAGTTTTTGCTCGCTATGACGTCTACACAGCCGATGAAGTCTTCCTCACGGGTACAGCAGCAGAAGTCATTCCTGTCGTCACCGTTGACGGTCGCACCATTGGCAACGGTCAGCCAGGGCCTATGACCAAAGCGCTCACTGGAGACTTTCATCAGTTGACGCAATCAGAAGCAGCTGGAGCAGCTATCAATCCATAAAAAAATTGCAATATAATTGCCAAATAAGGCAAAGCATGAAATAGACAAGTGAGGAGATCACCGTGGAAAAGCATAAAGGGCGGAGCCACGCCGTAACCCATGGCGTAGAAAAAGCACCCCATCGATCGCTCTTTCGAGCACTCGGACTGACCCAAGAAGAACTGTCTCGCCCCATGATCGGTATCGTCAACGCCCAGAACGATGTCGTTCCTGGTCACATGCACCTTGATACGATTGCAGATGCAGTCAAAGCAGGCGTACGTATGGCCGGCGGAACACCGCTTGCCTTTCCTGTGATCGCGGTCTGTGACGGCATCGCCATGAATCATATTGGCATGAAGTACTCCCTCGCTTCTCGAGAAATCATCGCCGATTCCATCGAGATTATGACCATGGCCCATGGCTTTGACGCCCTTGTCTTCATACCAAGCTGTGACAAAGTCGTTCCAGGTATGTTGATGGCAGCAGCTAGGCTGAACATTCCTTCCATCTTCATCAGTGGCGGACCGATGCTAGCAGGACGTTTCCAAGGTAGAAAAGTTTCACTTACTACCGTCTTTGAAGGCGTTGGTGCTCACAAAGCTGGCAAAATGACCGACGAAGAACTACAAGAACTAGAAGACAAAGCTTGTCCTACCTGTGGTTCTTGCTCTGGTATGTTTACAGCCAACTCCATGAATTGCCTTACCGAAGCACTGGGCGTGGCATTGCCAGGCAACGGAACCATTCCAGCCGTTTATTCAGCTCGACTGCGCTTGGCCAAAGAAAGTGGCATGAAAATCATGGAGTTACTGGAAAAAGACATCAAGGCATTAGATATCATGACAGAGAAAGCCTTTGAAAACGCCCTAACTGTTGATATGGCCTTAGGCTGTTCTACCAATACACTGTTGCATCTACCAGCCATTGCTCATGAAGCAGGCGTTGAACTTAATCTTGACCTCGTTAACGAAGTCAGTGCCCGAACACCCCACCTTTGCAAACTAGCACCAGCAGGCGATCAGCACATTGAAGATCTCGATAGTGCTGGTGGCATTCCTGCGGTGATGAATGTGCTCCATCAACAAGGATTGATCGACGGCTCTTTGCGCAATGTTACCGGTGGCACTGTTGCTGAAACGATTGCCAATGCTCCTAACTTCGATCCAGAAGTTCTTCGCCCGATCGAAAAGGCCTACAGTCCCACAGGCGGTTTAGCCGTTCTACGCGGTAACATCGCTCCCGATGGTGCGGTTGTCAAAAAAGGTGCCGTAGCACCAGAAATGATGAATCACCAAGGACCAGCCCGCGTATTCAATGGGGAAGAAGAAGCTGTGGAGGCCATCTTAGGCGGCAAGATACATCCTGGTGATGTTATCGTCATTCTGTACGAAGGTCCTAAAGGCGGTCCAGGTATGCGCGAGATGCTTACACCTACAGCTGCCATTGCCGGCATGGGCTTAGACAAAGAAGTAGCCTTGATCACAGATGGGCGCTTCTCTGGTGCTACCCGCGGAGCCTCCATTGGTCACGTCTCCCCGGAAGCAGCCGAAGGCGGCCCCATCGGCCTCGTTCAAGAAGGCGACCTTATCACTATAGATATAGAAAAAGGCAAGCTTCAGCTTGAAGTGGCAGAAG containing:
- a CDS encoding NAD(P)/FAD-dependent oxidoreductase, coding for MNKKYHIAIVGGGPSAIFAAYELMQYNHNLRIILLEAGHDIYQRSCPIAEKKVNHCIGCKPCDIMRGFGGAGAFSDGKYNFTTEFGGWLQEYISDNDVLELINYVDKINLERGAPTEYFTTEKSNLGKKVLAQDIHLLQAKVRHLGTENNLRILEKLYEELKSQITLCCNSRVKQIQPHEGIFTLFVEGLGELDSIEADYVIAAPGRAGSEWFAGQCKELGLSLFNNQVDVGVRVEIPAEIFEHITEDVYEAKLVYRTKQYGDLVRTFCMNPKGYVVAENTDGIITVNGHSYRDEKKHSKNTNFALLVSNRFTEPFQEPHQYGKRIASFSNLLGGGVLVQRFGDLIKGRRTNEHRLSQSFTRPTLQAVPGDLSLVLPKRHLDNIIEMIYALDKIAPGMANDDTLLYGVEVKFYSSRLKLTKELETEIPNMFAIGDGAGVTRGLSQASASGVHVARVIHQRIVK
- a CDS encoding DUF4397 domain-containing protein → MNPRLAYLRFLHASPDAPGVDIYANGVRVARNLRYQGFTQYLSAPPGRYRIRVFPAGQTTNPVVDTVITLLPQSVSTDALIGRLADIQLLPIRELRQPIRPGRLYLRFAHLSPDAPPVDLTLADGTRLFRGVGFTESTDYVELAPGTYNFQLRLVGTDDIVLRVPNITLRPDRFYTIYAVA
- a CDS encoding acetyl-CoA hydrolase/transferase C-terminal domain-containing protein, whose amino-acid sequence is MNLQEKYSSKIISAEAAAQMVQSGDWIEYGFCTTAPRAFDEALAKRTGELSDVDIRVGVSVYPPAVVAADPDGKVFTFNSWHYSGLDRRLSASGPVFYNPMKFSELPRYVLENTPTDVFVVQVAPMDKFGFFSFGGNASHHYGVIERAKKIIVEVNEQMPRVHGGHGHGIHIDEVDYIIEGASLPLTELHPAQVSDVDQTIARRVMAEMRDGDCIQLGIGGMPNALGSMIAQSDLKDLGGHTEMISESFVDMFLSGVMNGRRKNIDKGRIAYTFALGTKKLYDFLDDNPFCANYPVDYTNSASVAASIDNLVTINNAVEIDLFGQVCSESAGIRNISGSGGQLDFVIAGYLSKGGRSFICLSSCYKDKAGQLHSRLVPTITPGGIITDPRATTMYVVTEYGMFNCKGMSTWQRAEGLINIAHPDFREELIAQAEAMKIWKRSNKR
- the motA gene encoding flagellar motor stator protein MotA, with protein sequence MDIALLLGLALGIFSVVGGMVAKGASLAVLINPAAIIIIFVGTFAALLNSFPMKEIKKIPALFGVLFKEQKLSEPVVIIEQMTEMAQQARREGLLSLEASIDSLNEPFLKTGIRLIVDGQGEEFVRELLEADIEAMEERHRAGAQIFTSAGTYAPTLGVLGAVIGLIGALGNLEDVNALGNMIAAAFVATLFGIFTGYVIGHPFATKLKRKSQEEVKLKTMMLEGILSIQVGSSPVQIREKMMIYLTQAERERMDKEGTE
- a CDS encoding flagellar motor protein MotB yields the protein MAKKKKHHHEEHVDESWLIPYADILTLLLALFIVMFATAQVDQQRFEAVRQALETVFKGGTGIMMNPSMQETEGTSDEMQDSNVTESFQEARSFDDLKEKIDRLIDEQGLSNEIYSGIFAEGLQISFRDAALFDSGRANLRAEALSILNELSILLENIDNEIRVAGHTDNLPINTPEFPSNWDLSAKRSLNVMKYILNNPNLDPARFTAVGYSEYRPIATNSTPEGRAQNRRVEVLIIRQFEETTGLSPSNTSTERAPIRFVDS
- the ilvE gene encoding branched-chain-amino-acid transaminase gives rise to the protein MSLLIYLDGEFVQEDQAKVSVFDHGYLYGDGIFEGIRAYNGRVFKLKEHIDRLYDSAKAINMTIPLNADEMTEVVLESLRRNNLRDGYIRLVVSRGKGDLGLDPRKCPKASVLCIAAAITLYPKECYENGLDVITVATRRNIPEALNPRIKSLNYLNNILAKIEAARAGVLEAIMLNQEGYVAECTGDNIFIVKNGRLITPPPHVGILEGITRNCVMELARQRDIEVKEQVFARYDVYTADEVFLTGTAAEVIPVVTVDGRTIGNGQPGPMTKALTGDFHQLTQSEAAGAAINP
- the ilvD gene encoding dihydroxy-acid dehydratase, whose protein sequence is MEKHKGRSHAVTHGVEKAPHRSLFRALGLTQEELSRPMIGIVNAQNDVVPGHMHLDTIADAVKAGVRMAGGTPLAFPVIAVCDGIAMNHIGMKYSLASREIIADSIEIMTMAHGFDALVFIPSCDKVVPGMLMAAARLNIPSIFISGGPMLAGRFQGRKVSLTTVFEGVGAHKAGKMTDEELQELEDKACPTCGSCSGMFTANSMNCLTEALGVALPGNGTIPAVYSARLRLAKESGMKIMELLEKDIKALDIMTEKAFENALTVDMALGCSTNTLLHLPAIAHEAGVELNLDLVNEVSARTPHLCKLAPAGDQHIEDLDSAGGIPAVMNVLHQQGLIDGSLRNVTGGTVAETIANAPNFDPEVLRPIEKAYSPTGGLAVLRGNIAPDGAVVKKGAVAPEMMNHQGPARVFNGEEEAVEAILGGKIHPGDVIVILYEGPKGGPGMREMLTPTAAIAGMGLDKEVALITDGRFSGATRGASIGHVSPEAAEGGPIGLVQEGDLITIDIEKGKLQLEVAEEELAQRQKQWQKPESKITKGYMSRYAQKVLSASTGARMR